The sequence CGGTCTGGCGCCTGTGGCGGATCGCATGCTCGGCCATCTCCCCGAGGTCGCCACCCTCGATCTGGTCGGAGATCGAGAATAGTACATCCATCATCACATCCCTTCCGGTGAGCTCCCCCGGACTCCAGCTCGGCCTTATATCCCCAGTCAGGAGCCGCACCGCCGGGCATATCTCCTCTCTGGATAACGATCTCAGCAGAGATGTCAGGGCGCCGATCCTGTCTCTGCTCCTGGAACTCAGGAGCTCCGCGATTCTCCTGTATTCAGTCATAACCCTCCAGGGCGCCGGGACGGCAGAAGCGTCAGGCAGCGGGCTGGATTTACTGTCCCGACCCATCGATGGCATTCATCGTCTGAGCAGCCTCAATATCACGGCGATCCCACACACGTTTATGGCCAGTATCAGGAGAGAGCCCAGGAGCCATCTCGGAACAACCCCTGAGCTGGACTCACGCAGGTCCACAGTGGTGTCATCGGAGAGCACGATGGATCTCAGATGGCCGTTGAGATACAGATCGTAAACTCCCCGCTCCAGCCCCCGGAATGTATAGCTTGAGGATCCACTCTCTCCTGCAATAACAGAGCCGTTTCTGCGAACCTCCACGCTGCCCGGCCGCGGCAGCTCCACACGCAGGGTGTATGTCCTTCGTATGGGCAGACTCCTTCCATCGCTCATCGCCAGATCTCCCTCGATGCCGAGCAGCGCCAGAAGCGTCGGAGCGATATCAGCCTGCGACCACTTTCCGCCGAGGACAACATCGTCGACGCCAGGACCGATTGCTATCAGAGGTATCCTGAGGCTCTCCAGGCAGTTCGAGTAGTTCTCTCCGGCATGCCCACCGCGTGATCCCTTGAAGGACATGCCGTGATCCGCGGTAACAATGAGAAGCACACCCCTCTCCCTGCATGCGCGAACTAGCTCTCCCAGCCCCACATCCAGGGCCCTCACCGCCCTGATGTACTCATCGAACCCCCTGTAATGACCTGCGGAGTCGATGCCGCCGAGGTTAACGATCAGCAGAAACGGCCGGTCCAGCCTTCTCACCATGTCTGAGGCCGCATCGAGCCCCCAGCGATTGTATCTGGAGTAGCCTGAGCTGTAAAAGCGGTAGGCGTGCATCCACTCCTCCATGATCTCCCTCACATCCTCCGGCAGATCGCCTCTCGATCCCATCGTAGGATCCCCCGAGAGGGAGTTGTTCTCGAAGAAAAGAACACCATCCTGCTCCAGGAGCAAGTTCATGAAGTCGCCCCTCTGGAGCAACGCGAGGCAGATGTACCCGCTGCGTCGAGCTGCATCGAATATCGTGGCGTTATCTATTCCCACCAGGATCTCATCCGCAACCGAGCATCCTGTGACAATCGTGCTGTGCCCCGGGACGGTGGACGGCGCCGGCGCCCGGATGTCGAGAACCCTGGCGCCATCGCTGAGGTTGAACAGCACCGCCTGCTCCAGCGGTCTTCCCTCCACTGAGTACGGCATGTGCTCAGGGTAGATGTAGCTCGACCCGAGCCCATCGACGATGAGAAGAACAGCTCCCCTAGGCAGCGCTTCACCGCCCGTGTACACGCCATCACTGGCGCAGATTGCTGGAGATATGAGAAGAAAAAGTATGAGCGAAAGCATCAGAAGTCTGTCATGATCCTGTACTGATCGATCTCGCTCTTCTTCAGCTGGCTCAGGAACTGCTCCGTCATATCCCTGACATCCTTCGATCTCGTTATCGCCCTGCCGACCACGATTATGTCAGCTCCAGCCCTGAGCGCATCCCTGACGTTATCAACCCTGATCCCGCCAGCAACCGCAACCAGAAGTCTCTTCCCGAGAGATTTGATCTCAGGGATGCTCTGCCAGGCATGCTCGCTGTTCTCCATATCGATCGCCCTGTGGAGCTCAACGACATCAGGAAGCACCGAAAGGCTCCTTAGAACCTCAACAGGATCGCTCACGTTGAGCATGTCCACTATGGAGTATATGCCGGTCTTCCTGGCCTCCCTGATCGCAAGCTCTATGGTCTTCCTGGGCGCCAGTCCGGATATGACAACAGCATCAGCGGACGCATCAGCAGCGAGCCTGACCTCGAGATTCCCCGTGTCCAGGGTCTTCAGATCGAGTATGACGAACGATCCTGGCCTTGCTCTCCGCACCTCCCTCACGACCTGAACACCGTGCATCTTCACCAGCGGCGTGCCGATCTCAATCAGCACATGATCGCTTCCTGGGATCTCAGACAGAACCCTCTTCACCTCGGCGAGATCGACGATATCGAATGCTATCTGCAGGTACGGCGGATCCCAGAGCCTCATTACCCTGTAGCCCATCACAGGATGCACGGATCTGTCCTTCTCGTAGAGAACCTTATCGACATCCGGGAATCCCTCCATTGCCCTCTGTATGGCGAGCTTCGTCGCGCCGTAGTTGTATCTGTAGATCGCATCGTAGTCCTTAGCATCCGGATGAATGAACACTGATACTATTATCACCAGCTCCTCGGCACGCTCCTTTGGGATCACACCCTCCTCCACCGAGTCTGCAACTGCCTTTGCCACAGCACTCTGAGCTGGACCGAATATGATGGCTGCCTGCTCCATGTTCTTCACGGTGACCTTCGGAACTATCAGCGTCGATGGCTTTGCCGGCAGGTTCGGCCTTATGACAGATAGAAGCGGTGTATGCCCGGCTGATAGCTGCGTGAGTCCATTCGCAAACGCAATGCCCACCGGACCGTCCTTATCCCCGATAAGCAGATCGATGTGAGCT comes from Methanothrix sp. and encodes:
- a CDS encoding bifunctional 5,6,7,8-tetrahydromethanopterin hydro-lyase/3-hexulose-6-phosphate synthase, whose protein sequence is MFLVGEALIGKEPEVAHIDLLIGDKDGPVGIAFANGLTQLSAGHTPLLSVIRPNLPAKPSTLIVPKVTVKNMEQAAIIFGPAQSAVAKAVADSVEEGVIPKERAEELVIIVSVFIHPDAKDYDAIYRYNYGATKLAIQRAMEGFPDVDKVLYEKDRSVHPVMGYRVMRLWDPPYLQIAFDIVDLAEVKRVLSEIPGSDHVLIEIGTPLVKMHGVQVVREVRRARPGSFVILDLKTLDTGNLEVRLAADASADAVVISGLAPRKTIELAIREARKTGIYSIVDMLNVSDPVEVLRSLSVLPDVVELHRAIDMENSEHAWQSIPEIKSLGKRLLVAVAGGIRVDNVRDALRAGADIIVVGRAITRSKDVRDMTEQFLSQLKKSEIDQYRIMTDF
- a CDS encoding alkaline phosphatase, with product MLSLILFLLISPAICASDGVYTGGEALPRGAVLLIVDGLGSSYIYPEHMPYSVEGRPLEQAVLFNLSDGARVLDIRAPAPSTVPGHSTIVTGCSVADEILVGIDNATIFDAARRSGYICLALLQRGDFMNLLLEQDGVLFFENNSLSGDPTMGSRGDLPEDVREIMEEWMHAYRFYSSGYSRYNRWGLDAASDMVRRLDRPFLLIVNLGGIDSAGHYRGFDEYIRAVRALDVGLGELVRACRERGVLLIVTADHGMSFKGSRGGHAGENYSNCLESLRIPLIAIGPGVDDVVLGGKWSQADIAPTLLALLGIEGDLAMSDGRSLPIRRTYTLRVELPRPGSVEVRRNGSVIAGESGSSSYTFRGLERGVYDLYLNGHLRSIVLSDDTTVDLRESSSGVVPRWLLGSLLILAINVCGIAVILRLLRR